A region from the Paenibacillus humicola genome encodes:
- a CDS encoding DUF4214 domain-containing protein encodes MRIAQLLHRAYQYNPDDFVKEMFKTALNREASAQDVQDHLQLMASGVTKNDVIIGILNSAEASMIMQGPLSLPPDAQETVIGKLQRLMALPPDHYVHHLYVEVLCRAPDQEGFEGHVMRLQQGESKIVLLTNFLQSDEWLELIQSDRNFIARKILHHFLSTL; translated from the coding sequence ATGAGAATTGCCCAGCTTCTGCACCGGGCGTACCAATACAACCCGGACGATTTCGTGAAAGAAATGTTCAAGACGGCGCTTAACCGTGAAGCGAGTGCGCAGGATGTGCAGGATCATCTGCAATTGATGGCATCCGGCGTTACCAAGAACGATGTGATCATCGGGATCTTAAACAGCGCCGAAGCCTCCATGATCATGCAAGGGCCGCTTTCGCTTCCGCCGGACGCTCAGGAAACCGTAATCGGCAAGCTGCAGCGGCTCATGGCCCTGCCGCCGGACCATTACGTCCACCACTTATACGTTGAGGTGCTGTGCAGAGCGCCTGACCAGGAAGGATTCGAGGGCCACGTCATGCGCCTGCAGCAGGGAGAATCGAAAATCGTCTTGCTGACCAATTTCCTTCAATCCGACGAGTGGCTTGAGCTGATTCAATCGGATCGCAATTTTATTGCGAGAAAAATTCTCCATCACTTCTTAAGCACGCTATAA
- a CDS encoding GDP-L-fucose synthase family protein — MNLADKRIVVTGGSGFLGQYVVSQLQSRGCGSVFVPRSREYDLRHEADIDAMLEAFRPDVIIHLAAVVGGIGENQRNPGKFFYDNLVMGAHLIEHARLFGVEKFVCIGTVCCYPKFTPVPFQESSLWDGYPEETNAPYGLAKKMMLVQSQAYRKQYGFNSIYLLPVNLFGPGDNFDLESSHVIPAIIRKCVEAGERGEESITLWGDGSATREFIYAGDAAKGILLAAERYDGEEPVNIGSGQEVSIKELAESIARLTGYEGRIVWDTSKPNGQPRRCLDVRLAKQYFGFEAETNIRQGLKQTIDWYKEHRASARRNNPN; from the coding sequence TTGAATTTAGCGGATAAACGGATCGTCGTGACGGGCGGGTCGGGATTTCTCGGGCAGTATGTCGTGAGCCAGCTGCAATCCCGGGGCTGCGGCAGCGTCTTCGTCCCGCGAAGCAGGGAGTATGACCTGCGCCATGAAGCGGATATCGACGCCATGCTCGAAGCTTTCCGTCCCGATGTCATCATTCACCTGGCCGCCGTCGTCGGCGGGATCGGGGAAAATCAGCGGAATCCGGGTAAATTTTTTTACGACAATCTGGTGATGGGCGCTCATCTCATCGAGCATGCCCGTTTATTCGGGGTTGAAAAATTCGTCTGCATCGGAACGGTTTGCTGCTATCCGAAGTTCACTCCGGTTCCCTTTCAGGAATCCAGCCTGTGGGACGGATACCCGGAGGAGACGAACGCGCCGTACGGGCTGGCCAAAAAAATGATGCTTGTCCAGTCCCAGGCTTACCGGAAGCAGTACGGCTTCAACTCCATCTATTTGCTGCCCGTCAATTTGTTCGGACCCGGCGATAATTTCGATTTGGAGTCGTCCCATGTCATCCCGGCCATTATCCGTAAATGCGTCGAGGCCGGCGAGCGGGGAGAGGAATCGATCACGCTGTGGGGAGACGGGAGCGCGACCAGAGAGTTTATTTATGCCGGGGATGCGGCGAAAGGCATCCTGCTCGCTGCGGAGCGGTACGACGGCGAAGAGCCCGTCAACATCGGCTCCGGGCAGGAGGTATCCATTAAAGAGCTCGCCGAATCGATCGCCCGATTGACCGGATATGAAGGCCGGATCGTGTGGGATACGTCGAAGCCGAACGGACAGCCCCGAAGATGTCTCGATGTCCGGCTCGCCAAACAATATTTCGGCTTCGAAGCCGAAACGAATATTAGGCAAGGTTTAAAACAAACGATCGACTGGTATAAGGAGCACCGTGCTTCCGCCCGTCGAAACAATCCGAATTGA
- a CDS encoding mannose-1-phosphate guanylyltransferase produces the protein MKVVIMAGGKGARFWPKSTDSKPKQFLNLVSSDETMLQQSYRRYRKYLEPEDVYVLTCSGYAAAVRKQLPELESDRLIIEPAQRDTGPCVALMAHYFLCRHLDEVLVTVPSDQYMADEADLHDVLLTAEQAARSEGVVVTLGIVPTRPETGYGYIRTEYGMSGLQPVVSFIEKPTKTKAEALIRQPNVYWNSGIFVWRPSTIASYMKLYRPEIWQAVDVPEEQLRDTYASLHKISVDYAIIEKVEKLLMIPISFHWDDVGSWRSLERIFPADDQGNVIRGDVYGEDIRNCIIHAEKRNVVVIGAENLIVVSTDEGVLVCHKSAEQHIKHAVQWIADKRGDRQSP, from the coding sequence TTGAAAGTCGTCATTATGGCAGGAGGGAAGGGCGCCCGATTTTGGCCGAAAAGCACGGATTCCAAACCGAAACAGTTCTTGAACCTGGTCTCGTCCGATGAGACGATGCTTCAGCAGTCTTATCGTCGGTATAGAAAATATTTAGAGCCGGAAGACGTTTATGTATTGACCTGTTCGGGCTACGCGGCTGCCGTCAGGAAACAGCTGCCGGAGCTGGAAAGCGATCGTTTGATCATCGAGCCGGCGCAGAGAGATACCGGTCCCTGCGTTGCCTTGATGGCGCACTACTTTCTCTGCCGGCATCTCGACGAGGTTCTGGTGACGGTCCCTTCGGACCAATATATGGCGGACGAAGCCGACCTGCACGACGTCCTGCTGACGGCGGAACAGGCGGCACGCAGCGAAGGCGTCGTCGTGACGCTCGGCATTGTGCCGACCCGGCCCGAAACGGGGTACGGCTACATTCGGACCGAATACGGCATGAGCGGACTGCAGCCCGTCGTTTCCTTTATCGAGAAACCGACCAAGACCAAAGCGGAGGCGCTGATCCGGCAGCCGAACGTCTATTGGAACAGCGGTATTTTTGTGTGGAGACCGTCCACCATCGCATCTTATATGAAGCTATACCGCCCCGAAATTTGGCAGGCGGTCGACGTCCCCGAAGAGCAGCTTCGGGACACATACGCAAGCCTCCATAAAATATCCGTCGACTACGCCATTATTGAAAAGGTGGAAAAGCTGCTGATGATCCCGATTTCGTTCCATTGGGACGACGTTGGCAGCTGGCGGTCGCTCGAAAGGATATTTCCCGCGGATGACCAAGGAAACGTGATCAGGGGCGATGTCTATGGGGAAGACATCCGGAATTGCATCATTCATGCCGAAAAACGAAACGTCGTTGTGATCGGGGCGGAAAATCTGATCGTCGTCTCCACCGACGAAGGCGTTCTGGTCTGCCACAAATCCGCGGAACAGCACATCAAGCATGCGGTTCAATGGATAGCCGACAAGCGCGGCGACCGGCAATCTCCTTGA
- a CDS encoding class I SAM-dependent methyltransferase translates to MLHDRFAEIEQMTASIQGWVSDKAGMRLYELARFHAPTGIVAELGSWKGRSTLWLAHGILDRGEGTVFAVDTWRGTETEPGHAELLVGYEENQLFEEFKDNLGKAGVLHLVHPIVGDTVQTARNFQPDLPIGLLFIDACHDYEAVKADFEHWSPLVADNGYIVFDDVPAWPGPTRLVFELPPGYMIRSIWESNCVVKKMHPSDITIADRLRHLMQLSILDREHFIRLFYLEALNREPAEQEKAAGLQTLAGAELTEWIARMLTSPEVFGG, encoded by the coding sequence ATGCTGCACGATCGTTTCGCGGAGATTGAGCAAATGACCGCTTCCATTCAAGGCTGGGTATCGGACAAAGCGGGCATGCGATTATACGAGCTGGCACGCTTTCACGCTCCGACCGGCATTGTAGCGGAGCTGGGTTCCTGGAAGGGCCGGTCTACCTTATGGCTGGCGCACGGGATTCTGGATCGCGGCGAGGGCACCGTATTCGCGGTCGATACGTGGAGAGGAACCGAGACCGAGCCCGGACATGCGGAGCTGCTGGTCGGCTACGAAGAGAACCAGCTGTTTGAAGAGTTTAAGGATAATCTCGGAAAAGCGGGTGTTCTGCACCTGGTCCATCCGATCGTCGGCGATACGGTCCAGACGGCTCGAAATTTCCAACCGGATTTGCCGATCGGGCTGTTATTCATTGACGCCTGCCATGATTACGAAGCGGTCAAAGCCGATTTCGAACATTGGAGCCCGCTCGTCGCGGACAATGGCTACATTGTGTTCGACGATGTGCCCGCATGGCCCGGACCGACTCGGCTGGTGTTCGAGCTTCCGCCGGGCTATATGATCCGGTCGATCTGGGAAAGCAACTGCGTCGTCAAAAAAATGCACCCTTCGGACATTACGATTGCGGACCGGCTGCGGCATCTGATGCAGCTGTCCATCCTGGATCGGGAGCATTTTATACGTCTTTTCTACTTGGAGGCGCTGAATCGCGAGCCGGCGGAGCAGGAAAAGGCTGCCGGGCTTCAAACGCTCGCCGGAGCCGAATTGACGGAATGGATCGCCCGAATGTTAACGAGCCCGGAAGTATTCGGCGGTTAA
- a CDS encoding glycosyltransferase family 2 protein has translation MNRLKAKVRTKPSANRLKRRGAAKRTAKKSGTRRLIRPGPRRKRTLGRKRLGRRRLAARRSSQRHSAASLPLVSVIMPSYNQATYIRQSIDSVIGQNYPRLELIVVDGGSTDGTVDILKSYERLGAERFRFISEPDRGQAHALNKGISMAGGTLLGWLNSDDTYRPGAVNRAVRALSDHPNWAGVYGHADYIDEAGAVLYPYPTKPFDPGLLPEECFICQPAAFLRKDAVLQAGGWDESFRFCMDYDLWIRLSKHRPMGFVQERLANSRLHKESKTVTIWTETGLPEVFRLSLNNYGRIANKWVAEYAHHHWPKGALWLLEQFNAHRVFGDSPAVAAVNQYEDSWWPPSAELTLRPAGTGKPVHTLLIEGRGAASYFDRLHFTAFVNGSPVQAYEVPPDSFVLEIPVHSDRETISVELRLEERFCPAERGLSSDDRTLGFAGVRVIPLTPKEYDFYSAYKANPSHIPSWLLHFDRA, from the coding sequence ATGAACCGTTTGAAGGCGAAAGTCCGGACGAAACCTTCCGCCAATCGGTTGAAGCGCAGGGGAGCGGCGAAAAGAACGGCTAAAAAATCAGGTACGCGAAGGCTCATCCGGCCCGGTCCGCGGCGCAAACGAACGCTGGGGCGGAAGCGGCTTGGCCGCAGGCGGCTTGCGGCCCGCCGCTCCTCGCAGCGGCATTCCGCCGCGAGCCTCCCTTTGGTCAGCGTCATCATGCCGTCCTACAATCAGGCAACCTATATCCGGCAGTCGATCGACAGCGTCATCGGCCAGAACTATCCCCGGCTCGAGCTTATTGTCGTAGACGGAGGCTCCACGGATGGAACCGTGGATATCCTGAAAAGCTACGAGCGGCTAGGGGCGGAGAGGTTTCGGTTCATATCCGAACCGGACCGCGGGCAGGCACATGCGCTGAACAAGGGCATCTCGATGGCCGGAGGGACGCTCCTCGGCTGGTTGAACTCGGACGATACGTATCGTCCGGGAGCGGTCAATCGGGCGGTACGGGCGCTGTCCGATCACCCGAATTGGGCGGGCGTTTACGGCCATGCGGATTATATCGATGAAGCGGGGGCCGTCCTGTATCCTTACCCGACGAAACCGTTCGATCCCGGTCTTCTGCCCGAGGAGTGCTTTATTTGCCAGCCGGCTGCTTTTCTAAGGAAAGACGCCGTCCTGCAGGCGGGGGGATGGGACGAATCGTTCAGGTTTTGCATGGACTACGATTTATGGATCAGACTTTCGAAGCATCGTCCGATGGGATTCGTCCAAGAGCGGCTGGCCAATTCGAGACTGCATAAAGAAAGCAAAACCGTCACGATTTGGACCGAAACGGGACTTCCCGAAGTGTTCCGCTTAAGCCTGAACAATTATGGCCGAATCGCGAACAAATGGGTGGCCGAGTACGCCCATCACCATTGGCCCAAAGGCGCCCTTTGGCTGCTCGAGCAGTTCAACGCCCATCGCGTGTTCGGCGATTCTCCGGCGGTCGCGGCCGTCAATCAATACGAAGATTCGTGGTGGCCGCCTAGTGCCGAATTGACGCTCCGACCGGCCGGCACCGGCAAACCGGTCCATACCCTGCTGATCGAAGGCCGCGGCGCGGCTTCGTATTTTGACCGGCTGCATTTCACCGCATTCGTCAACGGCAGCCCGGTTCAAGCTTATGAGGTACCGCCGGATTCGTTCGTATTGGAAATTCCCGTACACAGCGACCGGGAGACGATTTCCGTCGAGCTCCGTCTTGAAGAACGATTTTGTCCTGCGGAACGCGGCCTGTCTTCCGACGATCGAACGCTGGGGTTTGCAGGAGTCCGGGTTATTCCGCTCACGCCGAAGGAATACGACTTTTACAGCGCATATAAAGCCAATCCTTCCCATATCCCGAGCTGGCTGCTGCATTTTGACCGGGCTTAG
- a CDS encoding glycosyltransferase family 61 protein, which translates to MVTIARALQRLVNLDGYEFITELYKELLSREPHAAEFDYCANMLDFGTPKLTLVAELLQSEESALHNVLRNTDAPKGAYWSTLEWFHTFRAQFPNSGAVYMPLPSDDSAISFDQPGLPFLFDPGMPPQQFVAVVPEGRVAGPSGSVISPDNMLLWDVGIEFNKPAEPQYHSVFSEWSYLEAASTRETVGVLTSPGSYNYYHWMFDVLPRIEMMRQSGLQVDRYVVNRAGGHAFQQETLEMFGISEEQLIECGEHLHLKARRLVVPSMAGFSGHMPKLACVLLRQAMLTKGRRPAHVQSRRIYISRSLAENRRILNEHEVIEHLQRFGFQPLTLETMSVAEQIAVFADAEAVVAPHGAGLANLVFCRPGTKIVELYHPGSVNPCYLALCQKVGLVHRGIVGEEHPSHPDRPCRPGDMDVDIGRLNVELQYHAIL; encoded by the coding sequence ATGGTGACCATCGCCCGGGCGCTGCAGCGGCTCGTAAACTTGGATGGATACGAGTTTATAACCGAACTGTATAAGGAGCTTCTGTCAAGAGAGCCTCATGCGGCGGAATTTGACTACTGCGCCAATATGCTGGACTTCGGCACGCCGAAGCTGACGCTGGTCGCGGAGCTGCTGCAAAGCGAGGAATCCGCACTGCACAACGTGCTGCGGAATACGGACGCTCCGAAAGGCGCTTATTGGTCGACTCTGGAATGGTTTCATACTTTCCGTGCCCAATTTCCGAACTCGGGTGCGGTGTATATGCCGCTCCCGTCGGACGACAGCGCGATCTCGTTTGATCAGCCGGGTCTACCGTTTTTGTTCGACCCCGGAATGCCTCCGCAGCAGTTCGTGGCCGTGGTTCCCGAAGGCCGGGTGGCCGGTCCGTCAGGGAGCGTCATTTCTCCCGACAATATGCTGCTGTGGGATGTGGGAATCGAATTCAACAAGCCGGCCGAGCCTCAATACCACTCCGTTTTTTCGGAATGGAGCTATCTGGAGGCGGCGTCCACGAGAGAGACCGTCGGCGTTCTGACATCGCCGGGGAGCTACAATTATTACCACTGGATGTTCGATGTGCTTCCCCGCATTGAAATGATGCGGCAGAGCGGACTGCAGGTGGACCGATACGTCGTCAATCGGGCGGGCGGGCATGCCTTTCAACAGGAGACACTGGAGATGTTCGGGATCTCCGAGGAACAGCTGATCGAGTGCGGCGAGCACCTGCACCTGAAAGCGAGAAGGCTCGTCGTCCCTTCAATGGCCGGTTTTTCCGGCCATATGCCGAAACTTGCCTGCGTGCTGCTTCGGCAGGCAATGCTGACGAAAGGACGAAGGCCGGCACATGTTCAGAGCCGCCGCATCTACATCAGCCGCTCGCTTGCGGAGAATCGGCGGATCCTGAACGAGCACGAAGTGATCGAGCACCTGCAGAGGTTCGGATTCCAGCCGTTGACGCTGGAAACGATGAGCGTCGCGGAGCAAATCGCCGTTTTTGCAGATGCGGAAGCCGTTGTCGCTCCTCACGGAGCGGGTCTGGCCAATCTGGTGTTTTGCCGGCCGGGCACGAAAATCGTCGAGCTGTACCATCCGGGCAGCGTCAACCCGTGCTACCTGGCGCTTTGCCAAAAAGTCGGCCTGGTTCACCGCGGTATCGTCGGCGAGGAGCATCCTTCGCATCCGGACCGGCCCTGCCGGCCGGGCGATATGGATGTCGATATCGGGCGGTTGAACGTTGAACTGCAGTACCATGCGATCCTATAG
- a CDS encoding GDP-mannose 4,6-dehydratase, with translation MKALVTGISGFVGSHMAEYLLGNNVEVFGTTRHRSRMDHIRHLTKDLNLVECELRDPFSVENLIKSAKPDLIFHLAAQSFVPTSWNSPMDTISNNISGQINIFEAVRKLDLDCKIQVACSSEEYGHVEPHEVPIKETNPLRPLSPYAVSKVAQDYLGYQYHQSYGLHAVITRTFNHTGPRRGENFVTSNFSKQIAQIEKGLQPPVLYVGNLSAKRDFTDVRDVVKAYWLALEKGEPGVSYNIASGFCVTIKEMLDLLLSYSQVEIEVKTDPSRLRPSDVEILLGDYQKFHQQTGWKPEIPFEQTMEDLLNYWRARV, from the coding sequence ATGAAAGCACTGGTTACCGGTATTTCCGGTTTTGTCGGCAGTCATATGGCGGAATATCTGCTCGGGAACAACGTGGAGGTTTTCGGCACGACGCGCCATCGAAGCCGGATGGATCATATCCGCCATCTGACGAAGGATCTGAACCTGGTGGAATGCGAGCTGCGGGATCCGTTCTCGGTCGAAAATTTGATCAAAAGCGCGAAGCCGGATTTGATCTTCCATCTTGCGGCGCAAAGCTTCGTGCCCACGTCGTGGAATTCGCCGATGGATACGATCTCCAACAATATTTCGGGCCAAATCAACATCTTCGAAGCGGTCAGGAAGCTGGATTTGGACTGCAAAATCCAGGTCGCCTGCTCAAGCGAGGAATACGGCCACGTCGAGCCCCACGAAGTCCCGATCAAAGAAACGAACCCGCTCCGGCCGCTCAGCCCGTACGCCGTCAGTAAAGTCGCGCAGGATTATTTGGGGTACCAATACCATCAAAGCTACGGGCTTCATGCCGTCATCACCCGTACGTTCAATCATACCGGCCCCCGGCGTGGCGAAAACTTCGTCACGTCCAACTTCTCCAAGCAAATCGCGCAAATCGAGAAAGGGCTGCAGCCTCCGGTCTTGTACGTGGGCAATCTGAGCGCCAAAAGGGACTTTACCGACGTCCGCGATGTAGTCAAAGCCTACTGGCTGGCACTGGAAAAAGGCGAGCCGGGCGTATCCTACAATATTGCCTCCGGATTTTGCGTGACGATCAAGGAAATGCTTGATTTGCTTCTGTCCTACAGCCAAGTCGAGATCGAGGTCAAAACGGATCCGAGCCGGCTGAGACCGTCCGACGTGGAAATTCTTCTCGGGGACTACCAGAAATTCCATCAGCAGACAGGCTGGAAGCCGGAAATTCCGTTCGAGCAGACGATGGAGGATCTTCTGAACTATTGGAGAGCGCGTGTTTGA
- a CDS encoding glycosyltransferase family 4 protein yields the protein MKVKKKIIIIKKTKIVKGKKIRVIVRRVRGKGKKKGGAHAASPQVTKGINLFGFTRAEMGIGESGRLAARSLETTGIPFGILNYTETNHRMDDLTWRHKEMNEARYSINLYHLNADNMRGARRFFGENVFMAPNRYRIGYWHWELPDFPEDSAAQFWLVNEVWVPTNFVLDSISKKATVPVVKIPHGIEVNVAPEYNRASFGLPDDRFLFFSMYDTQSFRERKNPQAVIEAFKMAFERNDPSVGLVLKLNNPNIHPNDAEVLRQLKEGYDNIYLISSILPKRVVNALTNCTDCFVSLHRSEGFGLGLAEAMYLGKPVIGTDWSGNTDFMNSTNSCPVSYGIVQVGGNYGPYKAHQFWANPDVRHAAGYMLKLVREPEYRRQIAEAGQRTIRSEYSPQVVGEMMKQRLLRLGLL from the coding sequence ATGAAAGTCAAGAAAAAAATCATCATCATCAAAAAGACGAAGATCGTAAAAGGAAAGAAAATACGGGTGATCGTGCGCAGGGTCCGAGGTAAAGGAAAGAAAAAGGGCGGCGCACACGCAGCGTCCCCGCAGGTAACCAAGGGGATCAATCTATTCGGATTTACGCGGGCGGAAATGGGAATCGGCGAGTCCGGCCGTTTGGCCGCCCGGTCGTTGGAGACGACCGGCATTCCGTTCGGCATTTTGAATTATACGGAAACGAACCACCGGATGGACGATCTGACATGGCGGCACAAAGAGATGAACGAGGCCAGGTACAGCATCAATCTGTACCATTTGAACGCCGACAATATGCGAGGAGCCCGGCGTTTCTTCGGCGAAAATGTTTTTATGGCTCCGAACCGGTACCGGATCGGCTATTGGCACTGGGAGCTTCCGGATTTCCCGGAGGATTCCGCCGCCCAGTTCTGGCTCGTGAACGAGGTTTGGGTCCCGACCAACTTCGTACTCGACAGCATTTCCAAAAAAGCGACGGTTCCCGTCGTCAAAATTCCTCATGGCATCGAGGTAAACGTCGCTCCCGAATATAACCGGGCTTCGTTTGGTCTTCCCGACGATCGCTTCCTGTTCTTTTCGATGTACGACACTCAAAGCTTTCGCGAACGAAAAAATCCTCAAGCTGTCATCGAAGCATTCAAAATGGCCTTCGAACGAAACGATCCTTCCGTCGGACTCGTGCTGAAGCTGAACAATCCCAACATTCATCCGAACGATGCGGAAGTGCTGCGGCAGCTGAAGGAAGGCTACGACAATATTTATTTGATTTCCAGCATCCTCCCGAAACGCGTCGTCAATGCCTTGACGAATTGTACCGACTGCTTCGTGTCGCTGCACAGGTCCGAAGGCTTCGGCCTCGGCCTCGCGGAAGCGATGTATCTGGGCAAGCCGGTCATCGGGACGGACTGGTCCGGCAATACGGATTTCATGAACAGCACCAATTCATGCCCCGTCAGCTACGGCATCGTCCAAGTGGGCGGCAACTACGGTCCCTACAAAGCGCACCAGTTCTGGGCGAATCCCGACGTCAGGCATGCCGCGGGCTACATGCTCAAGCTTGTCCGGGAGCCCGAATACCGCAGGCAAATCGCGGAGGCGGGCCAGAGGACGATCCGCAGCGAATATTCGCCGCAGGTCGTAGGCGAAATGATGAAGCAGCGGCTGCTGCGGCTCGGCCTGTTATAG
- a CDS encoding NAD-dependent epimerase/dehydratase family protein, translated as MKVAVTGGAGFIGSHIVELLTAEGHEPVVIDNFSTGRRANVPSGVRLHEIDVSSSGLEDVFRRERFDSVIHQAAQVKVPESIRNPYADARSNILGSVNVLACCRTFAVKKLVYASSCAVYGDPGDVSIEESVSVHPLSFYGLSKNVPEHYMKLFGELCGLSYTILRYANVYGPRQSSGGEGGVVSIFAERLIGGEAPAIYGTGNQVRDFVYVKDVAKANVLALADTGSHVLNIGRNERTSINELFALMASLNGTPVVPRYLPPREGDIEFSRLDNTAARRVLGWKPAYDLEDGLKETLDYFRSRISP; from the coding sequence ATGAAAGTGGCGGTAACGGGCGGGGCCGGATTTATCGGCTCTCATATCGTAGAGCTGCTGACGGCCGAGGGACATGAGCCCGTCGTGATCGATAATTTCAGCACGGGCCGGCGGGCCAATGTGCCTTCCGGTGTCCGGCTGCATGAAATCGATGTCTCCTCGTCCGGGCTCGAAGACGTGTTTAGGCGCGAGCGATTCGATTCGGTCATTCACCAGGCGGCGCAGGTGAAAGTGCCCGAGTCGATTCGAAACCCTTATGCGGACGCGCGCAGCAACATATTGGGATCCGTTAACGTTCTGGCCTGCTGCCGGACATTCGCGGTCAAAAAACTCGTATACGCATCGTCCTGCGCCGTTTACGGAGATCCGGGAGACGTAAGCATCGAGGAATCGGTGTCTGTCCACCCGCTCTCCTTTTACGGGTTGTCCAAAAATGTCCCGGAACATTATATGAAGCTTTTCGGCGAGCTGTGCGGCCTTTCGTATACGATCTTACGATATGCGAACGTTTACGGCCCGCGGCAGTCCTCCGGGGGCGAAGGGGGAGTCGTCTCGATTTTTGCCGAGCGCTTAATCGGCGGAGAGGCGCCGGCGATTTACGGGACCGGAAACCAGGTCCGCGATTTCGTCTATGTCAAGGACGTCGCGAAAGCTAATGTGCTGGCTTTGGCGGACACCGGCAGCCATGTGCTGAATATCGGAAGAAACGAGCGAACGAGCATTAACGAGCTGTTCGCCTTGATGGCATCGCTGAACGGTACACCTGTCGTTCCGCGTTATTTGCCGCCCCGCGAGGGGGATATCGAATTCAGCAGGCTGGACAATACGGCGGCGCGGCGGGTTTTGGGCTGGAAGCCGGCCTATGATTTGGAGGACGGCTTGAAAGAAACGCTGGACTATTTTCGCAGCCGCATCAGTCCGTGA
- a CDS encoding DUF4214 domain-containing protein, whose translation MSISHKLQRLFQLEDDEFVIEAFKQFLNREPEPEALSGHLELLHAGVPRINIVLGIMLGAEADYLYHLPY comes from the coding sequence ATGTCGATTTCACATAAACTGCAGCGGCTGTTCCAGCTGGAAGACGACGAATTCGTTATCGAGGCGTTCAAGCAGTTTCTGAACCGGGAGCCGGAACCGGAAGCGCTGAGCGGCCACCTGGAGCTGCTGCATGCCGGTGTGCCGAGAATTAACATCGTACTCGGGATTATGCTCGGCGCGGAGGCGGACTACTTGTATCACCTGCCTTACTAA
- a CDS encoding glycosyltransferase has protein sequence MGDPYLTVIVPVHEDVSEIAETIDSILTQDYPWIELLAVDCSVHGNPDLLTALDRYGGKRLRIVRERGLTRTAAFNQGISLAEGGLLGWLNPGDRYLPGAVRTAVQALEANRSWAMLYGGACYRNERGDLTAPYPTRPFDPDALMEDCFLCQPAVFFHKEAAIAAGKADESLELCANYDLWIRISKSFPVGYIQQCLATTRLYDDENAKRLWKEKGLSEVFRLSRKNYGTVAWKWAAEYAECYKSNEVSRLFEQLKAHGIFKPSAIILSSDRYPDNWLPYHANITLQMDPADPVHVLRIKGSHDFLSRFKKLHFTARVNGFQVGSYEAAGDSFVIEIPIRCSLVYCNVELHTHERFNPAEQLGTSDFRDLGFVAEDITALTAEEYRFYQTVQRGL, from the coding sequence ATGGGCGATCCATACCTGACCGTTATCGTACCGGTACACGAAGACGTCAGCGAAATAGCGGAAACGATAGATAGTATATTAACCCAGGATTACCCATGGATTGAGCTGCTCGCCGTTGATTGCTCCGTGCACGGGAATCCGGACTTGCTGACGGCGCTTGACCGCTACGGAGGGAAACGGCTGCGAATCGTGCGCGAGCGGGGATTGACGCGGACGGCGGCCTTCAATCAAGGGATTTCCTTGGCCGAAGGCGGTCTGCTCGGCTGGTTAAACCCCGGAGACCGCTATCTCCCGGGCGCGGTCCGCACAGCCGTCCAGGCTTTGGAGGCCAACCGGAGCTGGGCGATGCTGTACGGCGGAGCCTGTTATCGGAACGAGCGCGGCGATTTGACCGCTCCTTATCCGACGCGCCCGTTTGATCCGGATGCCCTCATGGAGGACTGCTTTCTGTGCCAGCCAGCCGTTTTCTTTCATAAAGAAGCGGCTATCGCCGCCGGAAAGGCCGACGAATCGCTGGAGCTGTGCGCAAATTACGATTTATGGATCCGGATTTCAAAATCGTTCCCGGTCGGGTACATCCAGCAATGTTTGGCGACGACGCGCCTATACGACGACGAGAATGCGAAGAGGCTTTGGAAAGAGAAGGGGCTTAGCGAAGTCTTCCGGCTGTCGCGGAAAAACTACGGTACCGTCGCCTGGAAATGGGCTGCGGAATATGCGGAATGCTACAAGTCCAACGAGGTTTCAAGGCTGTTCGAACAATTGAAGGCCCATGGTATTTTCAAGCCGTCCGCCATTATTTTGAGCAGCGACCGGTACCCGGATAACTGGCTGCCGTACCACGCGAACATTACGCTCCAAATGGACCCGGCCGACCCCGTACACGTTCTGCGGATTAAAGGCAGTCACGATTTCCTTTCGAGGTTCAAAAAACTGCATTTTACCGCTCGCGTCAACGGATTCCAGGTCGGGAGCTATGAGGCGGCGGGCGATTCCTTCGTCATCGAGATTCCCATTCGCTGCAGCCTTGTTTATTGCAACGTGGAGCTTCATACGCATGAGCGATTCAATCCGGCGGAGCAGCTCGGCACCTCCGATTTCCGGGATCTCGGATTCGTTGCGGAGGATATAACTGCGCTTACGGCCGAGGAATATCGGTTTTATCAAACGGTTCAACGGGGTCTTTAG